From the Kogia breviceps isolate mKogBre1 chromosome 15, mKogBre1 haplotype 1, whole genome shotgun sequence genome, one window contains:
- the TRAFD1 gene encoding TRAF-type zinc finger domain-containing protein 1: MAEFLDGQDTRLCDNCKKEIPVFNFTIHEIHCQRNIGMCPICKEPFPKSDMETHMATEHCQVTCKCNKKLEKRQLKKHEETECPLRLALCQHCDLELSVLKLKDHEDYCGARTELCGNCGRNVLVKDLKTHPEVCGRDVEEKRDEVAMPPNAYDDSWGQDGIWIASQLRQIEALDPPMRLPRRPLRAFESDLFQSRTTNQRSMTAQFPIQNNLLEEQERQERNRSRQTLKEGGEDSANLDFMLALSLQNEGQAPNLAEQDFWRVICEADRSHEGPGALNDIRGAADETMLPCEFCEELYPEELLIDHQTSCNPSCALPSVSVGNASPKGVEDPDVIFQKLMQQAASNQLDSLMGLSRSPPVEDSIIIPCEFCGVQLEEEVLFHHQDQCDQRPATANNHMSEGIPSQDLQPRQTSPELPKRRVRHQGDLSSGYMDDIKQEMAKGPTYPLPASRPTNNMTATSNRLSTSTSGPRPGCQPSPPRALKLNNLDSQGTQGRNRNSHNGALAPGHVPVVHSARSLYPENLVPSFPRGTSGRYGASGRSEGGRNPRVTPTTASYRSRTAKAKPPKQQGAGDAEEEEEE; encoded by the exons ATGGCTGAATTTCTGGATGGCCAGGACACTCGACTGTGTGACAACTG caaaaaagaaattcCTGTGTTTAACTTTACCATCCATGAGATCCACTGTCAAAGGAACATTGGTATGTGTCCTATCTGCAAGGAACCATTTCCCAAATCTGACATGGAGACTCATATGGCTACAGAACACTGTCAG GTGACCTGCAAATGTAACAAGAAGTTGGAGAAGAGGCAGTTAAAGAAGCATGAG GAGACTGAGTGTCCTCTACGACTTGCCCTTTGCCAGCACTGTGATTTGGAACTTTCTGTTCTCAAACTGAAAGACCATGAAGATTACTGCGGTGCCCGGACAGAGTTATGTGGCAACTGTGGGCGCAATGTCCTGGTGAAAGATCTGAAGACTCACCCTGAAGTTTGTGGGAGAGATGTGGAGGAAAAGAGAGATGAGGTTGCCATGCCACCTAATGCATATGATGATTCTTGGGGTCAAGATGGTATCTGGATTGCATCCCAACTCAGACAAATTGAGGCTCTGGACCCACCCATGAGGCTCCCTCGAAGGCCCCTGAGAGCCTTTGAATCAGACCTTTTCCAAAGTAGAACCACCAACCAAAGGAGCATGACAGCCCAGTTTCCAATTCAGAATAATCTAT tgGAAGAacaagaaaggcaggaaaggaataGAAGCCGACAGACCCTCAAAGAGGGTGGTGAAGACAGTGCAAACTTGGATTTCATGTTGGCCCTAAGTCTGCAAAATGAAGGCCAGGCCCCCAACTTGGCAGAGCAGGACTTCTGGAGGGTCATATGTGAGGCAGACCGGTCCCATGAAGGTCCCGGTGCTCTGAATGACATAAGGG GTGCAGCTGATGAGACCATGTTGCCTTGTGAATTTTGTGAGGAGCTCTACCCAGAGGAACTGCTGATTGACCATCAG ACAAGTTGTAACCCTTCATGTGCCTTACCTTCGGTCAGTGTGGGCAATGCTTCTCCCAAAGGGGTGGAGGACCCTGATGTCATCTTCCAGAAGCTGATGCAGCAGGCTGCAAGTAACCAGTTAGACTCTTTGATGGGCCTGAGCCGTTCACCTCCTGTGGAGGACAGCATCATCATCCCATGTGAATTCTGTGGGGTCCAGCTGGAAGAGGAGGTGCTGTTCCATCACCAG GACCAGTGTGACCAACGCCCAGCTACAGCAAACAACCACATGTCGGAGGGGATTCCTAGTCAGGATCTCCAGCCTCGACAGACCTCACCAGAGCTGCCCAAGAGGCGTGTCAGACACCAGG GAGACCTGTCTTCTGGTTACATGGATGATATCAAGCAGGAAATGGCTAAAGGGCCCACCTATCCTCTCCCTGCCAGCAGACCCACTAACAATATGACGGCTACTTCTAACCGCCTGTCAACATCCACATCAGGCCCCAGACCTGGGTGCCAGCCCAGCCCTCCTCGCGCTCTGAAGCTCAACAACTTAGACAGCCAGGGCACCCAGGGGCGCAATCGAAACAGCCATAATGGGGCCCTGGCTCCTGGGCACGTTCCAGTGGTTCACTCTGCTCGAAGTCTCTACCCAGAAAACCTTGTGCCCTCTTTCCCCCGTGGGACTTCAGGGAGATACGGAGCAAG TGGCAGGAGTGAAGGTGGCAGGAACCCCCGGGTCACCCCCACGACCGCCAGCTACCGCAGCAGAACTGCAAAG GCAAAACCCCCCAAGCAGCAGGGAGCTGGGGatgcagaggaggaagaggaggagtaa